From the genome of Amia ocellicauda isolate fAmiCal2 chromosome 14, fAmiCal2.hap1, whole genome shotgun sequence, one region includes:
- the sez6l2 gene encoding seizure protein 6 homolog isoform X2 — MAAGLQLLTVALAFTHCGTALTFAPHEVKGDDFYTTFAPPPQSSQPSSTIPAAPGTPLSQLIHAALLSKEYLRQRPVFAGTVTNPTQAVPPHQSEPSSTMMSPRVLTTAVTSSATAPRAGQSGSRASSAPLAAVTSVPTTSSPQEEETTTTLITTTTVTTVHTPVQCNANLSGSEGIVESPEALGSSGMYHSLDCTYTITVYRGYGVEIQVRKLNLSKDESLTILGLGGVGQELLANETLMSEGQVIRSSTNQVLIHYQSFQPTNPGVFSLHYQAFLLSCSFPHSPSGGGVSVTDLHPGGSAHFHCDPGFEVRGHEVVTCLNATRPHWSAGEPQCVAVACGGWIRNATLGRILSPTPSGNHSNNLSCHWLLEAREGHRLHLHFERVALDEDNDRLIVRSGNSSQAPLQFDSDLDDIPERGIMSEGPALYLELQSDSSPIPLLLALRYEAFDGEHCYEPFLLHGNFSSSDLSYQLGTRVAFSCSPGFLMEQGSGVIECVDPSDPHWNESEPVCRALCGGELSEPMGTVLSPDWPQSYSKGQDCVWQIHVNEDKRIELDVQILNIRRSDILTLFDGHDLTSHVIGQYLGSRERFRVYSGGSEVTIQFQSDPDDSSFILSQGFLIHYREVERNDTCPALPPIEFGWRSSSHPSLVRGSVLTYQCQPGYDIIGSDLITCQWDLSWSNSPPTCQKVQYCSDPGEVVNGARTVLGIEGGPVGPGGVFPVGAVLRFSCSEGYQLEGPPSLTCYSRDTGTPKWSDRNPKCVLKFEPCPNPGVPENGYQTLYKHRYQAGETVHFFCYEGYELIGEVTITCLSGHPSQWNSPPPFCKAYEELLDDHKLEVSRTTDPSHQIEGGNIVLAIFLPIILVIFLIGGIYLYYTKGLLCCRLQWKSLFGLSLSHTHSYSPITVESDFNNPLYEAGDTREYEVSI; from the exons ATGGCCGCTGGACTGCAGCTCCTCACAGTGGCGCTGGCCTTCACTCACTGTGGCACAG cTCTGACCTTTGCCCCTCACGAGGTCAAAGGCGATGACTTCTACACTACCTTTGCCCCGCCGCCTCAGTCCTCCCAGCCCTCCAGCACTATCCCAGCAGCACCCGGGACGCCCCTCAGTCAGCTCATTCACGCCGCTCTGCTGAGCAAAGAGTATCTGAGGCAGAGACCCGTCTTCGCTG GGACGGTGACCAATCCCACTCAAGCAGTTCCTCCCCACCAATCAGAGCCCAGCTCCACCATGATGTCGCCCAGAGTGCTGACCACCGCCGTGACGTCGTCGGCCACTGCCCCCAGAGCTGGCCAGTCGGGGAGCAGGGCCAGCTCCGCACCCCTGGCAGCGGTGACCTCGGTGCCCACCACCTCATCACCCCAGGAGGAGGAGACCACAACGACGCTCATCACCACCACGACTGTAACTACAGTGCACACTCCAG TGCAGTGCAATGCGAATCTCTCCGGCTCAGAAGGCATAGTGGAGTCCCCGGAGGCTCTGGGCTCCTCTGGCATGTATCACAGTCTGGACTGCACCTACACTATCACTGTGTACAGGGGCTATGGAGTGGAGATAcag gtaAGAAAGCTGAATTTATCCAAGGACGAATCGCTGACCATCCTGGGGCTGGGAGGGGTGGGGCAGGAGCTCCTGGCCAATGAGACTCTGATGAGTGAGGGTCAGGTGATCCGCAGCTCCACCAATCAGGTGCTCATCCACTACCAGAGTTTCCAGCCAACGAACCCTGGAGTGTTCAGCCTTCACTACCAAG cattcctcctctcctgctcctTCCCTCACTCTCCGTCTGGAGGGGGCGTGTCCGTCACTGACCTGCACCCCGGAGGCTCCGCCCACTTCCACTGCGACCCCGGCTTTGAGGTCAGAGGGCACGAGGTTGTGACTTGCCTGAATGCCACACGACCTCACTGGAGCGCCGGGGAACCCCAGTGTGTGG cggtGGCGTGTGGGGGTTGGATCCGGAACGCCACTCTGGGCCGCATCTTGTCGCCCACCCCCTCCGGTAACCACAGCAACAACCTGAGCTGCCACTGGCTGCTGGAGGCCCGAGAGGGGCACAGGCTCCACCTCCACTTCGAGAGGGTGGCTCTGGACGAGGACAACGACAG gTTGATAGTGCGCAGTGGCAACAGCTCCCAGGCTCCCCTGCAGTTTGACTCAGACCTTGACGACATCCCGGAGCGCGGCATCATGAGCGAGGGGCCGGCCCTGTACCTGGAGCTGCAGTCTGACTCCTCCCCCATCCCCCTGCTGCTGGCACTGCGATacgagg cgTTTGATGGGGAGCACTGCTACGAGCCCTTCCTCCTCCATGGGAACTTCAGTTCGTCGGACCTGTCCTACCAGCTGGGCACGCGCGTGGCCTTCTCCTGCTCGCCCGGCTTCCTGATGGagcaggggtcaggggtcatcGAGTGCGTCGACCCCAGCGACCCCCACTGGAACGAGAGCGAGCCAGTCTGccggg CTCTGTGTGGGGGGGAGCTGTCCGAACCCATGGGGACAGTGCTGTCCCCCGATTGGCCCCAGAGTTACTCCAAAGGGCAGGACTGTGTGTGGCAGATCCACGTCAATGAGGACAAGCGCATCGAGCTGGACGTCCAGAT tCTTAATATCCGTCGCAGTGACATCCTCACCCTGTTCGATGGCCATGACCTCACCTCGCATGTGATTGGCCAGTACCTGGGGTCGCGGGAGCGCTTCCGGGTCTACTCCGGGGGGTCAGAGGTCACCATCCAGTTCCAGAGCGACCCCGACGACTCCTCTTTCATCCTGAGCCAGGGCTTCCTCATCCACTACCGTG AGGTGGAGCGCAACGACACTTGTCCCGCCCTCCCGCCAATCGAGTTCGGCTGGAGAAGCTCCTCCCACCCCAGCCTGGTGAGGGGCAGTGTGCTGACCTATCAGTGCCAGCCGGGCTATGACATCATCGGCTCCGACCTCATCACTTGCCAGTGGGACCTCTCCTGGAGCAACAGCCCGCCCACCTGCCAGAAAG tccagTACTGTTCTGACCCGGGCGAGGTGGTGAACGGGGCGCGGACGGTGCTGGGCATAGAGGGGGGTCCAGTGGGGCCGGGGGGGGTGTTCCCAGTGGGTGCGGTCCTGCGATTCTCCTGCTCCGAGGGGTACCAGCTGGAGGGCCCCCCCTCCCTCACCTGCTACAGCCGGGACACGGGCACCCCCAAGTGGAGTGACCGCAACCCcaagtgtgtct tGAAGTTCGAGCCCTGCCCGAACCCCGGGGTGCCGGAGAACGGCTACCAGACGCTGTACAAGCACCGCTACCAGGCCGGGGAGACGGTGCACTTCTTCTGCTACGAGGGCTACGAGCTCATCGGCGAGGTCACCATCACCTGTCTGTCCGGACACCCCTCACAGTGGAACAGCCCGCCCCCCTTCTGCAAAG CTTATGAAGAGCTCTTAGATGACCACAAGTTAGAAG TTTCCCGGACGACTGACCCCTCCCACCAGATAGAAGGCGGGAACATTGTCTTGGCGATCTTCCTGCCAATCATCCTGGTCATCTTTCTGATTGGTGGAATATACTTATACTACACCAA GGGCTTGCTGTGTTGCAGGCTGCAGTGGAAGTCTCTGTTcggcctgtctctctctcacacccacTCCTACAGCCCCATCACAGTGGAGTCTGACTTCAACAACCCACTGTACGAGGCTGGG GACACACGGGAGTACGAAGTCTCAATCTGA
- the sez6l2 gene encoding seizure protein 6 homolog isoform X3, producing MAAGLQLLTVALAFTHCGTALTFAPHEVKGDDFYTTFAPPPQSSQPSSTIPAAPGTPLSQLIHAALLSKEYLRQRPVFAGTVTNPTQAVPPHQSEPSSTMMSPRVLTTAVTSSATAPRAGQSGSRASSAPLAAVTSVPTTSSPQEEETTTTLITTTTVTTVHTPVQCNANLSGSEGIVESPEALGSSGMYHSLDCTYTITVYRGYGVEIQVRKLNLSKDESLTILGLGGVGQELLANETLMSEGQVIRSSTNQVLIHYQSFQPTNPGVFSLHYQAFLLSCSFPHSPSGGGVSVTDLHPGGSAHFHCDPGFEVRGHEVVTCLNATRPHWSAGEPQCVAVACGGWIRNATLGRILSPTPSGNHSNNLSCHWLLEAREGHRLHLHFERVALDEDNDRLIVRSGNSSQAPLQFDSDLDDIPERGIMSEGPALYLELQSDSSPIPLLLALRYEAFDGEHCYEPFLLHGNFSSSDLSYQLGTRVAFSCSPGFLMEQGSGVIECVDPSDPHWNESEPVCRALCGGELSEPMGTVLSPDWPQSYSKGQDCVWQIHVNEDKRIELDVQILNIRRSDILTLFDGHDLTSHVIGQYLGSRERFRVYSGGSEVTIQFQSDPDDSSFILSQGFLIHYREVERNDTCPALPPIEFGWRSSSHPSLVRGSVLTYQCQPGYDIIGSDLITCQWDLSWSNSPPTCQKVQYCSDPGEVVNGARTVLGIEGGPVGPGGVFPVGAVLRFSCSEGYQLEGPPSLTCYSRDTGTPKWSDRNPKCVLKFEPCPNPGVPENGYQTLYKHRYQAGETVHFFCYEGYELIGEVTITCLSGHPSQWNSPPPFCKVAYEELLDDHKLEVSRTTDPSHQIEGGNIVLAIFLPIILVIFLIGGIYLYYTKLQWKSLFGLSLSHTHSYSPITVESDFNNPLYEAGDTREYEVSI from the exons ATGGCCGCTGGACTGCAGCTCCTCACAGTGGCGCTGGCCTTCACTCACTGTGGCACAG cTCTGACCTTTGCCCCTCACGAGGTCAAAGGCGATGACTTCTACACTACCTTTGCCCCGCCGCCTCAGTCCTCCCAGCCCTCCAGCACTATCCCAGCAGCACCCGGGACGCCCCTCAGTCAGCTCATTCACGCCGCTCTGCTGAGCAAAGAGTATCTGAGGCAGAGACCCGTCTTCGCTG GGACGGTGACCAATCCCACTCAAGCAGTTCCTCCCCACCAATCAGAGCCCAGCTCCACCATGATGTCGCCCAGAGTGCTGACCACCGCCGTGACGTCGTCGGCCACTGCCCCCAGAGCTGGCCAGTCGGGGAGCAGGGCCAGCTCCGCACCCCTGGCAGCGGTGACCTCGGTGCCCACCACCTCATCACCCCAGGAGGAGGAGACCACAACGACGCTCATCACCACCACGACTGTAACTACAGTGCACACTCCAG TGCAGTGCAATGCGAATCTCTCCGGCTCAGAAGGCATAGTGGAGTCCCCGGAGGCTCTGGGCTCCTCTGGCATGTATCACAGTCTGGACTGCACCTACACTATCACTGTGTACAGGGGCTATGGAGTGGAGATAcag gtaAGAAAGCTGAATTTATCCAAGGACGAATCGCTGACCATCCTGGGGCTGGGAGGGGTGGGGCAGGAGCTCCTGGCCAATGAGACTCTGATGAGTGAGGGTCAGGTGATCCGCAGCTCCACCAATCAGGTGCTCATCCACTACCAGAGTTTCCAGCCAACGAACCCTGGAGTGTTCAGCCTTCACTACCAAG cattcctcctctcctgctcctTCCCTCACTCTCCGTCTGGAGGGGGCGTGTCCGTCACTGACCTGCACCCCGGAGGCTCCGCCCACTTCCACTGCGACCCCGGCTTTGAGGTCAGAGGGCACGAGGTTGTGACTTGCCTGAATGCCACACGACCTCACTGGAGCGCCGGGGAACCCCAGTGTGTGG cggtGGCGTGTGGGGGTTGGATCCGGAACGCCACTCTGGGCCGCATCTTGTCGCCCACCCCCTCCGGTAACCACAGCAACAACCTGAGCTGCCACTGGCTGCTGGAGGCCCGAGAGGGGCACAGGCTCCACCTCCACTTCGAGAGGGTGGCTCTGGACGAGGACAACGACAG gTTGATAGTGCGCAGTGGCAACAGCTCCCAGGCTCCCCTGCAGTTTGACTCAGACCTTGACGACATCCCGGAGCGCGGCATCATGAGCGAGGGGCCGGCCCTGTACCTGGAGCTGCAGTCTGACTCCTCCCCCATCCCCCTGCTGCTGGCACTGCGATacgagg cgTTTGATGGGGAGCACTGCTACGAGCCCTTCCTCCTCCATGGGAACTTCAGTTCGTCGGACCTGTCCTACCAGCTGGGCACGCGCGTGGCCTTCTCCTGCTCGCCCGGCTTCCTGATGGagcaggggtcaggggtcatcGAGTGCGTCGACCCCAGCGACCCCCACTGGAACGAGAGCGAGCCAGTCTGccggg CTCTGTGTGGGGGGGAGCTGTCCGAACCCATGGGGACAGTGCTGTCCCCCGATTGGCCCCAGAGTTACTCCAAAGGGCAGGACTGTGTGTGGCAGATCCACGTCAATGAGGACAAGCGCATCGAGCTGGACGTCCAGAT tCTTAATATCCGTCGCAGTGACATCCTCACCCTGTTCGATGGCCATGACCTCACCTCGCATGTGATTGGCCAGTACCTGGGGTCGCGGGAGCGCTTCCGGGTCTACTCCGGGGGGTCAGAGGTCACCATCCAGTTCCAGAGCGACCCCGACGACTCCTCTTTCATCCTGAGCCAGGGCTTCCTCATCCACTACCGTG AGGTGGAGCGCAACGACACTTGTCCCGCCCTCCCGCCAATCGAGTTCGGCTGGAGAAGCTCCTCCCACCCCAGCCTGGTGAGGGGCAGTGTGCTGACCTATCAGTGCCAGCCGGGCTATGACATCATCGGCTCCGACCTCATCACTTGCCAGTGGGACCTCTCCTGGAGCAACAGCCCGCCCACCTGCCAGAAAG tccagTACTGTTCTGACCCGGGCGAGGTGGTGAACGGGGCGCGGACGGTGCTGGGCATAGAGGGGGGTCCAGTGGGGCCGGGGGGGGTGTTCCCAGTGGGTGCGGTCCTGCGATTCTCCTGCTCCGAGGGGTACCAGCTGGAGGGCCCCCCCTCCCTCACCTGCTACAGCCGGGACACGGGCACCCCCAAGTGGAGTGACCGCAACCCcaagtgtgtct tGAAGTTCGAGCCCTGCCCGAACCCCGGGGTGCCGGAGAACGGCTACCAGACGCTGTACAAGCACCGCTACCAGGCCGGGGAGACGGTGCACTTCTTCTGCTACGAGGGCTACGAGCTCATCGGCGAGGTCACCATCACCTGTCTGTCCGGACACCCCTCACAGTGGAACAGCCCGCCCCCCTTCTGCAAAG TAGCTTATGAAGAGCTCTTAGATGACCACAAGTTAGAAG TTTCCCGGACGACTGACCCCTCCCACCAGATAGAAGGCGGGAACATTGTCTTGGCGATCTTCCTGCCAATCATCCTGGTCATCTTTCTGATTGGTGGAATATACTTATACTACACCAA GCTGCAGTGGAAGTCTCTGTTcggcctgtctctctctcacacccacTCCTACAGCCCCATCACAGTGGAGTCTGACTTCAACAACCCACTGTACGAGGCTGGG GACACACGGGAGTACGAAGTCTCAATCTGA
- the sez6l2 gene encoding seizure protein 6 homolog isoform X1, giving the protein MAAGLQLLTVALAFTHCGTALTFAPHEVKGDDFYTTFAPPPQSSQPSSTIPAAPGTPLSQLIHAALLSKEYLRQRPVFAGTVTNPTQAVPPHQSEPSSTMMSPRVLTTAVTSSATAPRAGQSGSRASSAPLAAVTSVPTTSSPQEEETTTTLITTTTVTTVHTPVQCNANLSGSEGIVESPEALGSSGMYHSLDCTYTITVYRGYGVEIQVRKLNLSKDESLTILGLGGVGQELLANETLMSEGQVIRSSTNQVLIHYQSFQPTNPGVFSLHYQAFLLSCSFPHSPSGGGVSVTDLHPGGSAHFHCDPGFEVRGHEVVTCLNATRPHWSAGEPQCVAVACGGWIRNATLGRILSPTPSGNHSNNLSCHWLLEAREGHRLHLHFERVALDEDNDRLIVRSGNSSQAPLQFDSDLDDIPERGIMSEGPALYLELQSDSSPIPLLLALRYEAFDGEHCYEPFLLHGNFSSSDLSYQLGTRVAFSCSPGFLMEQGSGVIECVDPSDPHWNESEPVCRALCGGELSEPMGTVLSPDWPQSYSKGQDCVWQIHVNEDKRIELDVQILNIRRSDILTLFDGHDLTSHVIGQYLGSRERFRVYSGGSEVTIQFQSDPDDSSFILSQGFLIHYREVERNDTCPALPPIEFGWRSSSHPSLVRGSVLTYQCQPGYDIIGSDLITCQWDLSWSNSPPTCQKVQYCSDPGEVVNGARTVLGIEGGPVGPGGVFPVGAVLRFSCSEGYQLEGPPSLTCYSRDTGTPKWSDRNPKCVLKFEPCPNPGVPENGYQTLYKHRYQAGETVHFFCYEGYELIGEVTITCLSGHPSQWNSPPPFCKVAYEELLDDHKLEVSRTTDPSHQIEGGNIVLAIFLPIILVIFLIGGIYLYYTKGLLCCRLQWKSLFGLSLSHTHSYSPITVESDFNNPLYEAGDTREYEVSI; this is encoded by the exons ATGGCCGCTGGACTGCAGCTCCTCACAGTGGCGCTGGCCTTCACTCACTGTGGCACAG cTCTGACCTTTGCCCCTCACGAGGTCAAAGGCGATGACTTCTACACTACCTTTGCCCCGCCGCCTCAGTCCTCCCAGCCCTCCAGCACTATCCCAGCAGCACCCGGGACGCCCCTCAGTCAGCTCATTCACGCCGCTCTGCTGAGCAAAGAGTATCTGAGGCAGAGACCCGTCTTCGCTG GGACGGTGACCAATCCCACTCAAGCAGTTCCTCCCCACCAATCAGAGCCCAGCTCCACCATGATGTCGCCCAGAGTGCTGACCACCGCCGTGACGTCGTCGGCCACTGCCCCCAGAGCTGGCCAGTCGGGGAGCAGGGCCAGCTCCGCACCCCTGGCAGCGGTGACCTCGGTGCCCACCACCTCATCACCCCAGGAGGAGGAGACCACAACGACGCTCATCACCACCACGACTGTAACTACAGTGCACACTCCAG TGCAGTGCAATGCGAATCTCTCCGGCTCAGAAGGCATAGTGGAGTCCCCGGAGGCTCTGGGCTCCTCTGGCATGTATCACAGTCTGGACTGCACCTACACTATCACTGTGTACAGGGGCTATGGAGTGGAGATAcag gtaAGAAAGCTGAATTTATCCAAGGACGAATCGCTGACCATCCTGGGGCTGGGAGGGGTGGGGCAGGAGCTCCTGGCCAATGAGACTCTGATGAGTGAGGGTCAGGTGATCCGCAGCTCCACCAATCAGGTGCTCATCCACTACCAGAGTTTCCAGCCAACGAACCCTGGAGTGTTCAGCCTTCACTACCAAG cattcctcctctcctgctcctTCCCTCACTCTCCGTCTGGAGGGGGCGTGTCCGTCACTGACCTGCACCCCGGAGGCTCCGCCCACTTCCACTGCGACCCCGGCTTTGAGGTCAGAGGGCACGAGGTTGTGACTTGCCTGAATGCCACACGACCTCACTGGAGCGCCGGGGAACCCCAGTGTGTGG cggtGGCGTGTGGGGGTTGGATCCGGAACGCCACTCTGGGCCGCATCTTGTCGCCCACCCCCTCCGGTAACCACAGCAACAACCTGAGCTGCCACTGGCTGCTGGAGGCCCGAGAGGGGCACAGGCTCCACCTCCACTTCGAGAGGGTGGCTCTGGACGAGGACAACGACAG gTTGATAGTGCGCAGTGGCAACAGCTCCCAGGCTCCCCTGCAGTTTGACTCAGACCTTGACGACATCCCGGAGCGCGGCATCATGAGCGAGGGGCCGGCCCTGTACCTGGAGCTGCAGTCTGACTCCTCCCCCATCCCCCTGCTGCTGGCACTGCGATacgagg cgTTTGATGGGGAGCACTGCTACGAGCCCTTCCTCCTCCATGGGAACTTCAGTTCGTCGGACCTGTCCTACCAGCTGGGCACGCGCGTGGCCTTCTCCTGCTCGCCCGGCTTCCTGATGGagcaggggtcaggggtcatcGAGTGCGTCGACCCCAGCGACCCCCACTGGAACGAGAGCGAGCCAGTCTGccggg CTCTGTGTGGGGGGGAGCTGTCCGAACCCATGGGGACAGTGCTGTCCCCCGATTGGCCCCAGAGTTACTCCAAAGGGCAGGACTGTGTGTGGCAGATCCACGTCAATGAGGACAAGCGCATCGAGCTGGACGTCCAGAT tCTTAATATCCGTCGCAGTGACATCCTCACCCTGTTCGATGGCCATGACCTCACCTCGCATGTGATTGGCCAGTACCTGGGGTCGCGGGAGCGCTTCCGGGTCTACTCCGGGGGGTCAGAGGTCACCATCCAGTTCCAGAGCGACCCCGACGACTCCTCTTTCATCCTGAGCCAGGGCTTCCTCATCCACTACCGTG AGGTGGAGCGCAACGACACTTGTCCCGCCCTCCCGCCAATCGAGTTCGGCTGGAGAAGCTCCTCCCACCCCAGCCTGGTGAGGGGCAGTGTGCTGACCTATCAGTGCCAGCCGGGCTATGACATCATCGGCTCCGACCTCATCACTTGCCAGTGGGACCTCTCCTGGAGCAACAGCCCGCCCACCTGCCAGAAAG tccagTACTGTTCTGACCCGGGCGAGGTGGTGAACGGGGCGCGGACGGTGCTGGGCATAGAGGGGGGTCCAGTGGGGCCGGGGGGGGTGTTCCCAGTGGGTGCGGTCCTGCGATTCTCCTGCTCCGAGGGGTACCAGCTGGAGGGCCCCCCCTCCCTCACCTGCTACAGCCGGGACACGGGCACCCCCAAGTGGAGTGACCGCAACCCcaagtgtgtct tGAAGTTCGAGCCCTGCCCGAACCCCGGGGTGCCGGAGAACGGCTACCAGACGCTGTACAAGCACCGCTACCAGGCCGGGGAGACGGTGCACTTCTTCTGCTACGAGGGCTACGAGCTCATCGGCGAGGTCACCATCACCTGTCTGTCCGGACACCCCTCACAGTGGAACAGCCCGCCCCCCTTCTGCAAAG TAGCTTATGAAGAGCTCTTAGATGACCACAAGTTAGAAG TTTCCCGGACGACTGACCCCTCCCACCAGATAGAAGGCGGGAACATTGTCTTGGCGATCTTCCTGCCAATCATCCTGGTCATCTTTCTGATTGGTGGAATATACTTATACTACACCAA GGGCTTGCTGTGTTGCAGGCTGCAGTGGAAGTCTCTGTTcggcctgtctctctctcacacccacTCCTACAGCCCCATCACAGTGGAGTCTGACTTCAACAACCCACTGTACGAGGCTGGG GACACACGGGAGTACGAAGTCTCAATCTGA
- the asphd1 gene encoding aspartate beta-hydroxylase domain-containing protein 2 has protein sequence MRTSPALAVAHSESVMMQWDLESLVSVVLSRAPSPGLGGRPLTGLLWALLVLFLWYCYRVGVESAGPARAQCSRHRRRRPPRLQSASGPVSLGDAGLPFIAMETAGEEEEDEEEEEEELGGAGRCRGYLTPVLGHALFPGQAPPPSRRLYGALQEYAKRYSWAGMGRIHKGLREQGRLLSERHSIQRPQVFFLPDVPSIPFFPRDAQRHDIEVLEASYPIILSEFQAVYQRGVDPKLGWTVGGPGQPKGYSVFSLYSKGVCVALNCRSCPRTYRTLSSLRTFMGANAFGHAAFALLRPGTSLPQGYGPTNTRLRCHLGLQTPPNCELVVGGEPQCWSEGHCLLVDDSFLHSVSHNGTVEDGPRVVFTVDLWHPNVAAAERQALDYIFAPEQ, from the exons ATGCGGACGTCTCCGGCACTGGCTGTGGCGCATAGCGAG tcagtGATGATGCAGTGGGATCTGGAGTCTCTGGTGTCGGTGGTCCTGTCCCGCGCTCCCTCTCCGGGGCTGGGTGGGCGGCCGCTGACCGGGCTGCTGTGGGCCCTGCTGGTCCTGTTCCTGTGGTACTGCTACCGGGTCGGGGTGGAGAGCGCCGGCCCGGCCCGAGCCCAGTGCTCCCGCCACCGGCGCCGCCGCCCCCCCCGCCTCCAGTCTGCCTCCGGGCCCGTCTCCCTGGGCGACGCGGGGCTGCCCTTCATCGCCATGGAGACGgcgggggaggaggaggaggacgaggaagaggaggaggaggagctgggggGGGCGGGGCGGTGCCGGGGTTACCTGACCCCGGTGCTAGGCCACGCACTATTCCCAGGCCAGGCCCCGCCCCCCAGCCGGCGGCTCTATGGTGCCCTACAGGAGTACGCCAAGAGGTACTCCTGGGCTGGCATGGGCCGCATACACAAGGGGCTGCGGGAGCAG GGTCGTCTCCTCTCAGAGAGGCACTCTATCCAGAGGCCCCAGGTGTTCTTCCTGCCCGACGTTCCCAGCATCCCCTTCTTCCCCCGGGACGCCCAGCGCCATGACATCGAGGTCCTGGAAGCCAGCTATCCCATCATCCTCTCTGAGTTCCAGGCTGTGTACCAGAGGGGCGTGGACCCCAAGCTGGGCTGGACTGTGGGGGGCCCTGGTCAGCCCAAG ggttaCTCAGTGTTCTCTCTGTACAGTAAGGGGGTGTGCGTGGCGCTGAACTGCCGCTCTTGCCCCCGGACATACCGCACCCTGTCCTCTCTGCGCACCTTCATGGGCGCCAATGCGTTCGGCCATGCCGCCTTTGCCCTGCTGCGCCCCGGCACCAGCCTGCCCCAGGGCTACGGGCCCACCAACACCCGCCTGCGCTGCCACCTGG ggcTGCAGACACCTCCTAACTGTGagctggtggtggggggggagcCTCAGTGCTGGTCAGAGGGACACTGCCTCCTAGTGGACGACTCCTTCCTGCACAGCGTCTCCCACAACG GCACTGTGGAGGACGGCCCGCGCGTGGTCTTCACTGTGGACCTCTGGCACCCCAATGTGGCCGCGGCCGAGAGACAAGCCCTGGACTACATCTTCGCCCCTGAGCAatag